Genomic segment of Thermodesulfobacteriota bacterium:
AGGCCTTGATCCAGTCCGGCCGGAAGGCCAGATAGCGGTCAAACAGATCGGCCAGCCGCTCGGCCAGCTGGAAGGAGCGGGCCGGCAGGTCGTCGGCGGCCAGATAGCCGAGAAGCTCGGCAAACGGGCCGTCCTGGGGCAGCCGGGGGAATTCGTCCAGGATCGCCCAGCGGAGCACTGCAGGAGAAAAGGCGGAGATTTCCGGCAGCCCGGGCGAGAGGCTTCGGATGAGGCGCCAGATGAAGGCGGACGGAAACGGGCAGTCGAGATGGGCCGCGATCCCCAGCCGCTCGGCGAGCCGCAGCGCCAGCCAGCGGGCCATGCCCTGGCTCTGCACCAGCACAGTGGCCGGCGCCAAGGGATCGCCGGGCCCGGTGAGGAGATCAGCCAGGCGGTCGAGCAGTCTCTCCAGGCGGTTGCTGGTATGGACGACGAGCATGGGCTGGGGCAGACCGGCCTCCGTACCGGCAGGTGGACGATGGAGCCAGTCCTTCTTACCTGAGCCGGAAGCAAATGAAAAGGCCCCGGGCCGCAGGAGGAGCGCAGCTTCCAGGCCTGTGGCCCGGGCGAAAGAAGGGGGGCAGGAAGGACAGGAAGAAGGCAGACGGTAGGCGGGCGGGCAGCGCTTCCCTGCCACGGCCTCCCTGGATAACCGGTTTGCGGATCGCCAGCGATCGCCGCTCAGCGAAGGGGTACCGTCACCGGATTGCTCACCGCGCTGGAGCCCGAGGGGTTGGCAGCCTGCAGCAGGAAGGAGACAGCGAGGCCCTTGGGCAGGGTGAAGCTGACCTCGTTGATGTTGCCCAGGCGCACCGGGAAGACCCTGCGGGGTCGAGGATAGATGGCGAGGATCAGGTTGTAGCCGGTGGCATTGTCCACCGGGGCCCAGGACAAGGTGATCTGGCGACCGGAGGCTGCCATCTCAAGGACCGGTGCTGCCGGCGGACCGGGGCGCGCCGTACCTGGGCTGCTTGGTGCTTCTGGCGCGTCGTCGGCGGTATACGTGAAAGCTGGCGTCTCGGGCTTGGTTGTGAAGGAGGCGCCGTCGTCGTTTGTCACGGTCACGCTCACGGCACCGGGGTCGTGGGCAGGGACGGTGCAGACGATCTGGCATTCGGCCCAGGAGGCGACTGTGGCCTGCGTCTCTGAGCTCTCTCCCTGGCTGCTGCCCAAGCTGACCGAGCCCGTGCCCTGCCTGCTGCCAAAGCCGGTGCCGGTCAACGTCACTACCGTACCGCCGCCGGCCGGACCTGCCGTCGGGTCCAGGGCCGACACGTGCAAGGGGGCCAGTGTCCGTACGGCCCGCACGGAGAAGACGTTCAGCTTGTCTCCGCTGTAAGGGTAGCCGTCGCCGAAGCTCATGCGCCACGCATGGCCAGGGTTGCCGGCGTCGGTCGTGGAAGACCAGATGCTGTGCGAGCGGGCGCAGGGAAAGCCACCCGTATCCATCGCCGGGTCGTGCCTGTCCAAGGCAACGATGGACTCCAGCTCCTTGATGGTAGGCACTCGCCAATCGGTGCAGGCAGCCAGCTCCAAGCCATCGGCGTAGCTCAGGGCATCCCGCCAGATCCGGCGCGCTTCGGCAATGGGCTGTTGCCACATGAGCCCCGTGCACCGGTCAGTCACCGTGCCGTCCTGGCTGTCGACCAGGTTGTTGCAGTCAGCAG
This window contains:
- a CDS encoding DUF1566 domain-containing protein — protein: MNGCPQPGQPRNPLFGQDGNYTTDPKDPDDPKKLLPRYQVSGDGTIADEITGLLWEVRTDDEKDWNEAGDLIATLNVESCSGEYCGWRLPTRKELLFIVDFGKVSPPTIDARFTSTASAGYWTSNDFASDPGDAWIVRFDTGEAVSAHKSEKHHVLAVRSAQPPAADCNNLVDSQDGTVTDRCTGLMWQQPIAEARRIWRDALSYADGLELAACTDWRVPTIKELESIVALDRHDPAMDTGGFPCARSHSIWSSTTDAGNPGHAWRMSFGDGYPYSGDKLNVFSVRAVRTLAPLHVSALDPTAGPAGGGTVVTLTGTGFGSRQGTGSVSLGSSQGESSETQATVASWAECQIVCTVPAHDPGAVSVTVTNDDGASFTTKPETPAFTYTADDAPEAPSSPGTARPGPPAAPVLEMAASGRQITLSWAPVDNATGYNLILAIYPRPRRVFPVRLGNINEVSFTLPKGLAVSFLLQAANPSGSSAVSNPVTVPLR